A genomic segment from Equus przewalskii isolate Varuska chromosome X, EquPr2, whole genome shotgun sequence encodes:
- the LAS1L gene encoding ribosomal biogenesis protein LAS1L isoform X22, translating into MDRVWSAWCGKCVQERGTSPLWAQRIVVAWLSKAEWDQVTVYLFSDDHKLQRYALNRITVWRSRLGNELPLAVASTADLVRCKLMDVTGGLGTDELRLLYGMALVRFVNLISERKTKFVKLPLKFLAQEVNIPDWIVELRHELTHKKMPHINDCRRGCYFVLDWLQKTYWCRQLENSLRETWELEEDREETDEEDQEDDKNIVVEDVTEQRPEPKDEAKGAELDVRADGDSEGNKEVDSHWEKTLRHKELYERARELLVSYEEEQFKVLEKFRHLPQAIKAWNNLSPPVECILAELKGITWENREAVLDAFLDDGFLIPTFEQLAALQIDYEGRNARRFSASQWEARRSWRLFNCSASLDWPRVVESCLGSPCWASPQLLQLVFKAMGQVLPDGEQEKLLRICSIYNQSGENSLVQEGSEASPIGKSPYTLDNLYWSLKPDGASSGPEGEAQQQEEQGSLNDVKKAEEKEKEVLEDQVEEEEEENDDQEKWKEETEDEEEEEEDDDDDDDDDDDDDIDDEEDRMEVGPFSMGEESPTAENARLLAQKRGALQGSAWQVSSEDVRWDIFPLGRMPGQTEDPAELMLENYDTMYLLDQPVLEQRLEPPTCKTGTLGLSCGIGSGNCSNGSSNLEGLLWSQGQLHGLKTGLQLF; encoded by the exons ATGGATCGCGTGTGGAGTGCGTGGTGCGGGAAGTGCGTCCAAGAGAGAGGGACGTCGCCACTCTGGGCCCAGCGTATCGTGGTCGCCTGGCTCAGTAAGGCCGAGTGGGATCAGGTGACGGTGTATCTGTTCTCTGACGACCATAAATTGCAGCGGTACGCGCTGAACCGCATCACCGTGTGGAGGAGCAG GTTAGGCAACGAACTCCCCCTGGCAGTGGCTTCTACTGCTGACCTGGTACGCTGTAAGCTCATGGATGTAACTGGTGGCTTGGGCACTGATGAACTTAGACTGCTCTATGGCATGGCATTGGTCAG GTTTGTGAATCTTATCTCGGAAAGGAAAACGAAGTTTGTCAAGCTCCCCCTCAAGTTCCTGGCTCAGGAG GTGAACATTCCGGATTGGATTGTTGAACTTCGCCATGAGTTGACCCATAAGAAAATGCCCCATATAAATGACTGCCGCAGAG GCTGCTACTTTGTCCTGGATTGGCTCCAGAAGACGTACTGGTGCCGCCAACTGGAGAACAGCCTGAGAGAGACCTGGGAGTTGGAGGAGGACAGGGAAGAGACAGATGAAGAGGACCAAGAGGATGATAAAAACATTGTTGTTGAGGATGTCACAGAACAGAGACCAGAGCCTAAGGATGAGGCGAAAGGTGCAGAGCTGGATGTCAGGGCTGATGGAGACAGCGAAGGAAACAAAGAGGTTGATTCGCATTGGGAAAAGACTCTGAGACATAAAGAGCTATATG AAAGAGCCCGGGAACTGCTGGTATCATATGAAGAGGAGCAGTTTAAG GTACTGGAGAAATTTAGGCATTTACCTCAGGCCATTAAGGCATGGAATAACCTGTCCCCACCTGTAGAATGCATCCTGGCTGAGCTCAAGGGCATCACATGGGAGAACAG GGAGGCTGTGCTGGATGCTTTTTTGGATGACGGCTTTCTCATCCCCACATTTGAGCAGTTGGCAGCTTTACAGATAGACTATGAAG gtcGGAATGCCCGCCGATTTTCTGCAAGCCAGTGGGAAGCGAGAAGGAGCTGGAGGCTATTCAACTGCTCTGCCTCCCTTGACTGGCCCCGGGTGGTTGAGTCCTGCTTGGGCTCACcttgctgggccagcccccaactcctTCAGCT CGTCTTCAAAGCCATGGGGCAGGTCTTGCCAGATGGGGAGCAGGAGAAGCTGCTGCGTATCTGTTCCATTTATAACCAGAGTGGAGAAAACAGCCTGGTGCAGGAGGGCTCAGAGGCCTCCCCGATTGGGAAGTCTCCATACACACTGGACAACCTGTATTGGAGCCTCAAACCAGATGGTGCCAGCTCTGGGCCTGAAGGTGAAgcccagcagcaggaggagcagggcagcCTTAATGATGTTAAGAAagctgaggagaaggagaaagaggtctTGGAAGaccaggtggaggaggaggaagaggaaaatgatgaccaagagaagtggaaggaggagacggaggatgaagaagaagaagaagaagatgatgatgacgatgacgacgatgacgatgatgatgacatAGACGATGAGGAAGACAGAATGGAGGTGGGGCCTTTCTCTATGGGGGAGGAGTCCCCCACTGCTGAGAATGCTAGGCTCCTGGCCCAGAAAAGAGGAGCTTTGCAGGGCTCTGCATGGCAAGTTAGCTCAG AAGATGTGCGATGGGACATCTTCCCCTTAGGCCGAATGCCAGGTCAGACCGAGGACCCAGCAGAGCTTATGCTGGAGAATTATGACACCATGTATCTTTTGGACCAGCCTGTGCTAGAGCAGCGGCTGGAACCCCCAACATGCAAGACTGG CACCCTGGGCCTGAGCTGTGGCATTGGCAGTGGCAACTGCAGCAACGGCAGCAGCAACTTGGAGGGCCTTCTCTGGAGCCAGGGCCAGCTGCATGGGCTCAAAACTGGCCTGCAGCTCTTCTGA
- the LAS1L gene encoding ribosomal biogenesis protein LAS1L isoform X18: MDRVWSAWCGKCVQERGTSPLWAQRIVVAWLSKAEWDQVTVYLFSDDHKLQRYALNRITVWRSRFVNLISERKTKFVKLPLKFLAQEVNIPDWIVELRHELTHKKMPHINDCRRGCYFVLDWLQKTYWCRQLENSLRETWELEEDREETDEEDQEDDKNIVVEDVTEQRPEPKDEAKGAELDVRADGDSEGNKEVDSHWEKTLRHKELYERARELLVSYEEEQFKVLEKFRHLPQAIKAWNNLSPPVECILAELKGITWENREAVLDAFLDDGFLIPTFEQLAALQIDYEENVDLNDILVPKPFSQFWQPLLRGLHSQTFTQALLERMLSELPALGDSGIRPTYILRWTLELIVANTKTGRNARRFSASQWEARRSWRLFNCSASLDWPRVVESCLGSPCWASPQLLQLVFKAMGQVLPDGEQEKLLRICSIYNQSGENSLVQEGSEASPIGKSPYTLDNLYWSLKPDGASSGPEGEAQQQEEQGSLNDVKKAEEKEKEVLEDQVEEEEEENDDQEKWKEETEDEEEEEEDDDDDDDDDDDDDIDDEEDRMEVGPFSMGEESPTAENARLLAQKRGALQGSAWQVSSEDVRWDIFPLGRMPGQTEDPAELMLENYDTMYLLDQPVLEQRLEPPTCKTGTLGLSCGIGSGNCSNGSSNLEGLLWSQGQLHGLKTGLQLF, encoded by the exons ATGGATCGCGTGTGGAGTGCGTGGTGCGGGAAGTGCGTCCAAGAGAGAGGGACGTCGCCACTCTGGGCCCAGCGTATCGTGGTCGCCTGGCTCAGTAAGGCCGAGTGGGATCAGGTGACGGTGTATCTGTTCTCTGACGACCATAAATTGCAGCGGTACGCGCTGAACCGCATCACCGTGTGGAGGAGCAG GTTTGTGAATCTTATCTCGGAAAGGAAAACGAAGTTTGTCAAGCTCCCCCTCAAGTTCCTGGCTCAGGAG GTGAACATTCCGGATTGGATTGTTGAACTTCGCCATGAGTTGACCCATAAGAAAATGCCCCATATAAATGACTGCCGCAGAG GCTGCTACTTTGTCCTGGATTGGCTCCAGAAGACGTACTGGTGCCGCCAACTGGAGAACAGCCTGAGAGAGACCTGGGAGTTGGAGGAGGACAGGGAAGAGACAGATGAAGAGGACCAAGAGGATGATAAAAACATTGTTGTTGAGGATGTCACAGAACAGAGACCAGAGCCTAAGGATGAGGCGAAAGGTGCAGAGCTGGATGTCAGGGCTGATGGAGACAGCGAAGGAAACAAAGAGGTTGATTCGCATTGGGAAAAGACTCTGAGACATAAAGAGCTATATG AAAGAGCCCGGGAACTGCTGGTATCATATGAAGAGGAGCAGTTTAAG GTACTGGAGAAATTTAGGCATTTACCTCAGGCCATTAAGGCATGGAATAACCTGTCCCCACCTGTAGAATGCATCCTGGCTGAGCTCAAGGGCATCACATGGGAGAACAG GGAGGCTGTGCTGGATGCTTTTTTGGATGACGGCTTTCTCATCCCCACATTTGAGCAGTTGGCAGCTTTACAGATAGACTATGAAG AAAATGTGGACTTGAATGACATCCTGGTGCCAAAGCCATTCTCTCAATTCTGGCAGCCCCTGCTCAGGGGCCTGCACTCCCAGACCTTCACGCAGGCCCTGCTGGAGAGGATGCTCTCTGAGCTGCCAGCCTTGGGGGACAGCGGGATCCGGCCCACCTACATCCTCAGATGGACCCTTGAACTGATCGTGGCTAACACCAAGACTG gtcGGAATGCCCGCCGATTTTCTGCAAGCCAGTGGGAAGCGAGAAGGAGCTGGAGGCTATTCAACTGCTCTGCCTCCCTTGACTGGCCCCGGGTGGTTGAGTCCTGCTTGGGCTCACcttgctgggccagcccccaactcctTCAGCT CGTCTTCAAAGCCATGGGGCAGGTCTTGCCAGATGGGGAGCAGGAGAAGCTGCTGCGTATCTGTTCCATTTATAACCAGAGTGGAGAAAACAGCCTGGTGCAGGAGGGCTCAGAGGCCTCCCCGATTGGGAAGTCTCCATACACACTGGACAACCTGTATTGGAGCCTCAAACCAGATGGTGCCAGCTCTGGGCCTGAAGGTGAAgcccagcagcaggaggagcagggcagcCTTAATGATGTTAAGAAagctgaggagaaggagaaagaggtctTGGAAGaccaggtggaggaggaggaagaggaaaatgatgaccaagagaagtggaaggaggagacggaggatgaagaagaagaagaagaagatgatgatgacgatgacgacgatgacgatgatgatgacatAGACGATGAGGAAGACAGAATGGAGGTGGGGCCTTTCTCTATGGGGGAGGAGTCCCCCACTGCTGAGAATGCTAGGCTCCTGGCCCAGAAAAGAGGAGCTTTGCAGGGCTCTGCATGGCAAGTTAGCTCAG AAGATGTGCGATGGGACATCTTCCCCTTAGGCCGAATGCCAGGTCAGACCGAGGACCCAGCAGAGCTTATGCTGGAGAATTATGACACCATGTATCTTTTGGACCAGCCTGTGCTAGAGCAGCGGCTGGAACCCCCAACATGCAAGACTGG CACCCTGGGCCTGAGCTGTGGCATTGGCAGTGGCAACTGCAGCAACGGCAGCAGCAACTTGGAGGGCCTTCTCTGGAGCCAGGGCCAGCTGCATGGGCTCAAAACTGGCCTGCAGCTCTTCTGA
- the LAS1L gene encoding ribosomal biogenesis protein LAS1L isoform X17, translating into MDRVWSAWCGKCVQERGTSPLWAQRIVVAWLSKAEWDQVTVYLFSDDHKLQRYALNRITVWRSRFVNLISERKTKFVKLPLKFLAQEVNIPDWIVELRHELTHKKMPHINDCRRGCYFVLDWLQKTYWCRQLENSLRETWELEEDREETDEEDQEDDKNIVVEDVTEQRPEPKDEAKGAELDVRADGDSEGNKEVDSHWEKTLRHKELYERARELLVSYEEEQFKVLEKFRHLPQAIKAWNNLSPPVECILAELKGITWENRFVTREAVLDAFLDDGFLIPTFEQLAALQIDYEENVDLNDILVPKPFSQFWQPLLRGLHSQTFTQALLERMLSELPALGDSGIRPTYILRWTLELIVANTKTGRNARRFSASQWEARRSWRLFNCSASLDWPRVVESCLGSPCWASPQLLQLVFKAMGQVLPDGEQEKLLRICSIYNQSGENSLVQEGSEASPIGKSPYTLDNLYWSLKPDGASSGPEGEAQQQEEQGSLNDVKKAEEKEKEVLEDQVEEEEEENDDQEKWKEETEDEEEEEEDDDDDDDDDDDDDIDDEEDRMEVGPFSMGEESPTAENARLLAQKRGALQGSAWQVSSEDVRWDIFPLGRMPGQTEDPAELMLENYDTMYLLDQPVLEQRLEPPTCKTGTLGLSCGIGSGNCSNGSSNLEGLLWSQGQLHGLKTGLQLF; encoded by the exons ATGGATCGCGTGTGGAGTGCGTGGTGCGGGAAGTGCGTCCAAGAGAGAGGGACGTCGCCACTCTGGGCCCAGCGTATCGTGGTCGCCTGGCTCAGTAAGGCCGAGTGGGATCAGGTGACGGTGTATCTGTTCTCTGACGACCATAAATTGCAGCGGTACGCGCTGAACCGCATCACCGTGTGGAGGAGCAG GTTTGTGAATCTTATCTCGGAAAGGAAAACGAAGTTTGTCAAGCTCCCCCTCAAGTTCCTGGCTCAGGAG GTGAACATTCCGGATTGGATTGTTGAACTTCGCCATGAGTTGACCCATAAGAAAATGCCCCATATAAATGACTGCCGCAGAG GCTGCTACTTTGTCCTGGATTGGCTCCAGAAGACGTACTGGTGCCGCCAACTGGAGAACAGCCTGAGAGAGACCTGGGAGTTGGAGGAGGACAGGGAAGAGACAGATGAAGAGGACCAAGAGGATGATAAAAACATTGTTGTTGAGGATGTCACAGAACAGAGACCAGAGCCTAAGGATGAGGCGAAAGGTGCAGAGCTGGATGTCAGGGCTGATGGAGACAGCGAAGGAAACAAAGAGGTTGATTCGCATTGGGAAAAGACTCTGAGACATAAAGAGCTATATG AAAGAGCCCGGGAACTGCTGGTATCATATGAAGAGGAGCAGTTTAAG GTACTGGAGAAATTTAGGCATTTACCTCAGGCCATTAAGGCATGGAATAACCTGTCCCCACCTGTAGAATGCATCCTGGCTGAGCTCAAGGGCATCACATGGGAGAACAGGTTTGTAACTAG GGAGGCTGTGCTGGATGCTTTTTTGGATGACGGCTTTCTCATCCCCACATTTGAGCAGTTGGCAGCTTTACAGATAGACTATGAAG AAAATGTGGACTTGAATGACATCCTGGTGCCAAAGCCATTCTCTCAATTCTGGCAGCCCCTGCTCAGGGGCCTGCACTCCCAGACCTTCACGCAGGCCCTGCTGGAGAGGATGCTCTCTGAGCTGCCAGCCTTGGGGGACAGCGGGATCCGGCCCACCTACATCCTCAGATGGACCCTTGAACTGATCGTGGCTAACACCAAGACTG gtcGGAATGCCCGCCGATTTTCTGCAAGCCAGTGGGAAGCGAGAAGGAGCTGGAGGCTATTCAACTGCTCTGCCTCCCTTGACTGGCCCCGGGTGGTTGAGTCCTGCTTGGGCTCACcttgctgggccagcccccaactcctTCAGCT CGTCTTCAAAGCCATGGGGCAGGTCTTGCCAGATGGGGAGCAGGAGAAGCTGCTGCGTATCTGTTCCATTTATAACCAGAGTGGAGAAAACAGCCTGGTGCAGGAGGGCTCAGAGGCCTCCCCGATTGGGAAGTCTCCATACACACTGGACAACCTGTATTGGAGCCTCAAACCAGATGGTGCCAGCTCTGGGCCTGAAGGTGAAgcccagcagcaggaggagcagggcagcCTTAATGATGTTAAGAAagctgaggagaaggagaaagaggtctTGGAAGaccaggtggaggaggaggaagaggaaaatgatgaccaagagaagtggaaggaggagacggaggatgaagaagaagaagaagaagatgatgatgacgatgacgacgatgacgatgatgatgacatAGACGATGAGGAAGACAGAATGGAGGTGGGGCCTTTCTCTATGGGGGAGGAGTCCCCCACTGCTGAGAATGCTAGGCTCCTGGCCCAGAAAAGAGGAGCTTTGCAGGGCTCTGCATGGCAAGTTAGCTCAG AAGATGTGCGATGGGACATCTTCCCCTTAGGCCGAATGCCAGGTCAGACCGAGGACCCAGCAGAGCTTATGCTGGAGAATTATGACACCATGTATCTTTTGGACCAGCCTGTGCTAGAGCAGCGGCTGGAACCCCCAACATGCAAGACTGG CACCCTGGGCCTGAGCTGTGGCATTGGCAGTGGCAACTGCAGCAACGGCAGCAGCAACTTGGAGGGCCTTCTCTGGAGCCAGGGCCAGCTGCATGGGCTCAAAACTGGCCTGCAGCTCTTCTGA
- the LAS1L gene encoding ribosomal biogenesis protein LAS1L isoform X10 — MDRVWSAWCGKCVQERGTSPLWAQRIVVAWLSKAEWDQVTVYLFSDDHKLQRYALNRITVWRSRLGNELPLAVASTADLVRCKLMDVTGGLGTDELRLLYGMALVRFVNLISERKTKFVKLPLKFLAQEVNIPDWIVELRHELTHKKMPHINDCRRGCYFVLDWLQKTYWCRQLENSLRETWELEEDREETDEEDQEDDKNIVVEDVTEQRPEPKDEAKGAELDVRADGDSEGNKEVDSHWEKTLRHKELYERARELLVSYEEEQFKVLEKFRHLPQAIKAWNNLSPPVECILAELKGITWENRFVTREAVLDAFLDDGFLIPTFEQLAALQIDYEDGQTEVQRGEGTDPKSHKNVDLNDILVPKPFSQFWQPLLRGLHSQTFTQALLERMLSELPALGDSGIRPTYILRWTLELIVANTKTGRNARRFSASQWEARRSWRLFNCSASLDWPRVVESCLGSPCWASPQLLQLVFKAMGQVLPDGEQEKLLRICSIYNQSGENSLVQEGSEASPIGKSPYTLDNLYWSLKPDGASSGPEGEAQQQEEQGSLNDVKKAEEKEKEVLEDQVEEEEEENDDQEKWKEETEDEEEEEEDDDDDDDDDDDDDIDDEEDRMEVGPFSMGEESPTAENARLLAQKRGALQGSAWQVSSDVRWDIFPLGRMPGQTEDPAELMLENYDTMYLLDQPVLEQRLEPPTCKTGTLGLSCGIGSGNCSNGSSNLEGLLWSQGQLHGLKTGLQLF, encoded by the exons ATGGATCGCGTGTGGAGTGCGTGGTGCGGGAAGTGCGTCCAAGAGAGAGGGACGTCGCCACTCTGGGCCCAGCGTATCGTGGTCGCCTGGCTCAGTAAGGCCGAGTGGGATCAGGTGACGGTGTATCTGTTCTCTGACGACCATAAATTGCAGCGGTACGCGCTGAACCGCATCACCGTGTGGAGGAGCAG GTTAGGCAACGAACTCCCCCTGGCAGTGGCTTCTACTGCTGACCTGGTACGCTGTAAGCTCATGGATGTAACTGGTGGCTTGGGCACTGATGAACTTAGACTGCTCTATGGCATGGCATTGGTCAG GTTTGTGAATCTTATCTCGGAAAGGAAAACGAAGTTTGTCAAGCTCCCCCTCAAGTTCCTGGCTCAGGAG GTGAACATTCCGGATTGGATTGTTGAACTTCGCCATGAGTTGACCCATAAGAAAATGCCCCATATAAATGACTGCCGCAGAG GCTGCTACTTTGTCCTGGATTGGCTCCAGAAGACGTACTGGTGCCGCCAACTGGAGAACAGCCTGAGAGAGACCTGGGAGTTGGAGGAGGACAGGGAAGAGACAGATGAAGAGGACCAAGAGGATGATAAAAACATTGTTGTTGAGGATGTCACAGAACAGAGACCAGAGCCTAAGGATGAGGCGAAAGGTGCAGAGCTGGATGTCAGGGCTGATGGAGACAGCGAAGGAAACAAAGAGGTTGATTCGCATTGGGAAAAGACTCTGAGACATAAAGAGCTATATG AAAGAGCCCGGGAACTGCTGGTATCATATGAAGAGGAGCAGTTTAAG GTACTGGAGAAATTTAGGCATTTACCTCAGGCCATTAAGGCATGGAATAACCTGTCCCCACCTGTAGAATGCATCCTGGCTGAGCTCAAGGGCATCACATGGGAGAACAGGTTTGTAACTAG GGAGGCTGTGCTGGATGCTTTTTTGGATGACGGCTTTCTCATCCCCACATTTGAGCAGTTGGCAGCTTTACAGATAGACTATGAAG ATGGGCagactgaggtccagagaggggaaggtactgacccaaagtcacaca AAAATGTGGACTTGAATGACATCCTGGTGCCAAAGCCATTCTCTCAATTCTGGCAGCCCCTGCTCAGGGGCCTGCACTCCCAGACCTTCACGCAGGCCCTGCTGGAGAGGATGCTCTCTGAGCTGCCAGCCTTGGGGGACAGCGGGATCCGGCCCACCTACATCCTCAGATGGACCCTTGAACTGATCGTGGCTAACACCAAGACTG gtcGGAATGCCCGCCGATTTTCTGCAAGCCAGTGGGAAGCGAGAAGGAGCTGGAGGCTATTCAACTGCTCTGCCTCCCTTGACTGGCCCCGGGTGGTTGAGTCCTGCTTGGGCTCACcttgctgggccagcccccaactcctTCAGCT CGTCTTCAAAGCCATGGGGCAGGTCTTGCCAGATGGGGAGCAGGAGAAGCTGCTGCGTATCTGTTCCATTTATAACCAGAGTGGAGAAAACAGCCTGGTGCAGGAGGGCTCAGAGGCCTCCCCGATTGGGAAGTCTCCATACACACTGGACAACCTGTATTGGAGCCTCAAACCAGATGGTGCCAGCTCTGGGCCTGAAGGTGAAgcccagcagcaggaggagcagggcagcCTTAATGATGTTAAGAAagctgaggagaaggagaaagaggtctTGGAAGaccaggtggaggaggaggaagaggaaaatgatgaccaagagaagtggaaggaggagacggaggatgaagaagaagaagaagaagatgatgatgacgatgacgacgatgacgatgatgatgacatAGACGATGAGGAAGACAGAATGGAGGTGGGGCCTTTCTCTATGGGGGAGGAGTCCCCCACTGCTGAGAATGCTAGGCTCCTGGCCCAGAAAAGAGGAGCTTTGCAGGGCTCTGCATGGCAAGTTAGCTCAG ATGTGCGATGGGACATCTTCCCCTTAGGCCGAATGCCAGGTCAGACCGAGGACCCAGCAGAGCTTATGCTGGAGAATTATGACACCATGTATCTTTTGGACCAGCCTGTGCTAGAGCAGCGGCTGGAACCCCCAACATGCAAGACTGG CACCCTGGGCCTGAGCTGTGGCATTGGCAGTGGCAACTGCAGCAACGGCAGCAGCAACTTGGAGGGCCTTCTCTGGAGCCAGGGCCAGCTGCATGGGCTCAAAACTGGCCTGCAGCTCTTCTGA
- the LAS1L gene encoding ribosomal biogenesis protein LAS1L isoform X12 — protein sequence MDRVWSAWCGKCVQERGTSPLWAQRIVVAWLSKAEWDQVTVYLFSDDHKLQRYALNRITVWRSRLGNELPLAVASTADLVRCKLMDVTGGLGTDELRLLYGMALVRFVNLISERKTKFVKLPLKFLAQEVNIPDWIVELRHELTHKKMPHINDCRRGCYFVLDWLQKTYWCRQLENSLRETWELEEDREETDEEDQEDDKNIVVEDVTEQRPEPKDEAKGAELDVRADGDSEGNKEVDSHWEKTLRHKELYERARELLVSYEEEQFKVLEKFRHLPQAIKAWNNLSPPVECILAELKGITWENREAVLDAFLDDGFLIPTFEQLAALQIDYEDGQTEVQRGEGTDPKSHKNVDLNDILVPKPFSQFWQPLLRGLHSQTFTQALLERMLSELPALGDSGIRPTYILRWTLELIVANTKTGRNARRFSASQWEARRSWRLFNCSASLDWPRVVESCLGSPCWASPQLLQLVFKAMGQVLPDGEQEKLLRICSIYNQSGENSLVQEGSEASPIGKSPYTLDNLYWSLKPDGASSGPEGEAQQQEEQGSLNDVKKAEEKEKEVLEDQVEEEEEENDDQEKWKEETEDEEEEEEDDDDDDDDDDDDDIDDEEDRMEVGPFSMGEESPTAENARLLAQKRGALQGSAWQVSSDVRWDIFPLGRMPGQTEDPAELMLENYDTMYLLDQPVLEQRLEPPTCKTGTLGLSCGIGSGNCSNGSSNLEGLLWSQGQLHGLKTGLQLF from the exons ATGGATCGCGTGTGGAGTGCGTGGTGCGGGAAGTGCGTCCAAGAGAGAGGGACGTCGCCACTCTGGGCCCAGCGTATCGTGGTCGCCTGGCTCAGTAAGGCCGAGTGGGATCAGGTGACGGTGTATCTGTTCTCTGACGACCATAAATTGCAGCGGTACGCGCTGAACCGCATCACCGTGTGGAGGAGCAG GTTAGGCAACGAACTCCCCCTGGCAGTGGCTTCTACTGCTGACCTGGTACGCTGTAAGCTCATGGATGTAACTGGTGGCTTGGGCACTGATGAACTTAGACTGCTCTATGGCATGGCATTGGTCAG GTTTGTGAATCTTATCTCGGAAAGGAAAACGAAGTTTGTCAAGCTCCCCCTCAAGTTCCTGGCTCAGGAG GTGAACATTCCGGATTGGATTGTTGAACTTCGCCATGAGTTGACCCATAAGAAAATGCCCCATATAAATGACTGCCGCAGAG GCTGCTACTTTGTCCTGGATTGGCTCCAGAAGACGTACTGGTGCCGCCAACTGGAGAACAGCCTGAGAGAGACCTGGGAGTTGGAGGAGGACAGGGAAGAGACAGATGAAGAGGACCAAGAGGATGATAAAAACATTGTTGTTGAGGATGTCACAGAACAGAGACCAGAGCCTAAGGATGAGGCGAAAGGTGCAGAGCTGGATGTCAGGGCTGATGGAGACAGCGAAGGAAACAAAGAGGTTGATTCGCATTGGGAAAAGACTCTGAGACATAAAGAGCTATATG AAAGAGCCCGGGAACTGCTGGTATCATATGAAGAGGAGCAGTTTAAG GTACTGGAGAAATTTAGGCATTTACCTCAGGCCATTAAGGCATGGAATAACCTGTCCCCACCTGTAGAATGCATCCTGGCTGAGCTCAAGGGCATCACATGGGAGAACAG GGAGGCTGTGCTGGATGCTTTTTTGGATGACGGCTTTCTCATCCCCACATTTGAGCAGTTGGCAGCTTTACAGATAGACTATGAAG ATGGGCagactgaggtccagagaggggaaggtactgacccaaagtcacaca AAAATGTGGACTTGAATGACATCCTGGTGCCAAAGCCATTCTCTCAATTCTGGCAGCCCCTGCTCAGGGGCCTGCACTCCCAGACCTTCACGCAGGCCCTGCTGGAGAGGATGCTCTCTGAGCTGCCAGCCTTGGGGGACAGCGGGATCCGGCCCACCTACATCCTCAGATGGACCCTTGAACTGATCGTGGCTAACACCAAGACTG gtcGGAATGCCCGCCGATTTTCTGCAAGCCAGTGGGAAGCGAGAAGGAGCTGGAGGCTATTCAACTGCTCTGCCTCCCTTGACTGGCCCCGGGTGGTTGAGTCCTGCTTGGGCTCACcttgctgggccagcccccaactcctTCAGCT CGTCTTCAAAGCCATGGGGCAGGTCTTGCCAGATGGGGAGCAGGAGAAGCTGCTGCGTATCTGTTCCATTTATAACCAGAGTGGAGAAAACAGCCTGGTGCAGGAGGGCTCAGAGGCCTCCCCGATTGGGAAGTCTCCATACACACTGGACAACCTGTATTGGAGCCTCAAACCAGATGGTGCCAGCTCTGGGCCTGAAGGTGAAgcccagcagcaggaggagcagggcagcCTTAATGATGTTAAGAAagctgaggagaaggagaaagaggtctTGGAAGaccaggtggaggaggaggaagaggaaaatgatgaccaagagaagtggaaggaggagacggaggatgaagaagaagaagaagaagatgatgatgacgatgacgacgatgacgatgatgatgacatAGACGATGAGGAAGACAGAATGGAGGTGGGGCCTTTCTCTATGGGGGAGGAGTCCCCCACTGCTGAGAATGCTAGGCTCCTGGCCCAGAAAAGAGGAGCTTTGCAGGGCTCTGCATGGCAAGTTAGCTCAG ATGTGCGATGGGACATCTTCCCCTTAGGCCGAATGCCAGGTCAGACCGAGGACCCAGCAGAGCTTATGCTGGAGAATTATGACACCATGTATCTTTTGGACCAGCCTGTGCTAGAGCAGCGGCTGGAACCCCCAACATGCAAGACTGG CACCCTGGGCCTGAGCTGTGGCATTGGCAGTGGCAACTGCAGCAACGGCAGCAGCAACTTGGAGGGCCTTCTCTGGAGCCAGGGCCAGCTGCATGGGCTCAAAACTGGCCTGCAGCTCTTCTGA